The following proteins are co-located in the Solanum pennellii chromosome 1, SPENNV200 genome:
- the LOC107008263 gene encoding DNA mismatch repair protein MSH6 yields MAASSRRSSNGRSPLVNQQSQITSFFSKALSSSSSSSPSPLLPKQIPQKSNPNPNTKPNPKSKPNRSPSTSPCVSPTTPSPLSAKRKITVPISAVVDLKPSYGQEVVDKRVKVYWPLDKIWYEGCVKSFDSSSGEHLVKYDDGDEEMIDLAEEKIEWVKAPVGKLRRLRRSSVVEEKEEEEEKLEDLKSVEDDSEDEDWGKDAAKLVSEGEDASEDMDLEIEEEDDGVVGPKSRKVSGSKVVARKRKTVEGEKLTPSSSKKSKTLADKRSANSKMDSAVIGVNGKEPTATNEDGAKASNNVNVLLCGAADRFGLRETQKFPFLGKDRKDANRRSPDDADYDPRTIYLPPNFLKGLTGGQRQWWEFKSKHMDKVLFFKMGKFYELYEMDAHIGAQELHLQYMKGEQPHCGFPERNFSMNVEKLARKGYRVLVVEQTETPEQLENRRREMGSKDKVVRREICAVVTKGTLTEGEMLAANPDASYLMAVTENSLTAAFRQEKRTYGVCMVDISTGKILIGQFEDDSDCSALCCLLSELRPVEIIKPAKLLSHETERVLMRHTRNPLVNELVPLSEFWDAERTICEVKGVYRNMSLSLLSSSPNEMGTHESTASEEDGERNFLPDVLCELINLGGNGSYALSALGGVLYYLKQAFLDESLLKFAKFELLPLSGFCDGTQKWNMVLDAAALENLEIFENSRNGDSSGTLYAQINHCITAFGKRMLRSWLARPLYRPESIRERQDAVAGLKGPNLPSVLEFRKELSRLPDMERLLARLFGSSEANGRNANKVTLYEDAAKKQLQEFISALRGCESMLHACSSLGVILGNTDSKLLHHLLTLGNGLPDVDSVLKHFKDAFDWVEASNSGRIIPHEGVDEEYDAACKQVQEVELKLAKHLKEQRKLLGDSSIDYVTIGKDAYLLEVPESLCRSIPKEYELQSSKKGYFRYWNPILKKLIGELSHADSEKESKLKSILRRLIGRFCEHHNKWRELVSTTAELDVLISLSIASDYYEGPTCRPNIKSVPSQDDVPVLLAENLGHPVLRSDCLDKGTFVSNNISLGGPPNASFILLTGPNMGGKSTLLRQVCMAVILAQVGADVPASSFDISPVDRIFVRMGAKDHIMAGQSTFLTELLETASMLSMASRNSLVALDELGRGTSTSDGQAIAESVLEHFVHKVQCRGMFSTHYHRLSIDYQKDSRVSLCHMACQIGKGSGGLEEVTFLYRLTPGACPKSYGVNVARLAGLPDDVLHRAAAKSEALEIYGHNKQSEENPSENLTGKTVTLLQNLINLVEHNKYDDNNGVIDELSGLQNRARILLEQN; encoded by the exons ATGGCCGCTTCTTCTCGCCGCTCCAGCAATGGCAGATCACCGCTAGTCAATCAACAGAGCCAAATCACTTCTTTCTTCTCCAAAGCCCTctcgtcttcttcttcttcttctccttcacCTCTTCTCCCCAAACAAATTCCACAAAaatctaaccctaaccctaatacTAAACCTAATCCTAAATCTAAACCTAATCGTAGTCCTAGTACCAGTCCTTGTGTTAGTCCTACTACTCCTTCTCCTCTAAGTGCAAAGCGGAAGATTACTGTGCCTATTTCAGCCGTTGTTGACCTTAAACCATCATATGGACAAGAGGTAGTGGATAAAAGAGTTAAGGTTTACTGGCCATTGGATAAAATATGGTATGAAGGTTGTGTGAAGTCTTTTGACAGTAGTTCTGGTGAGCATTtggttaagtatgatgatggtgatgaggAAATGATTGATTTAGctgaagaaaaaattgaatggGTGAAGGCACCTGTGGGGAAGTTGAGGCGGTTGCGGAGGTCTTCCGTGGTGGaagagaaggaggaggaggaggagaaatTGGAGGATTTAAAGAGTGTTGAGGATGATTCTGAGGATGAAGATTGGGGAAAGGATGCTGCTAAACTAGTGTCGGAAGGTGAGGATGCTTCCGAGGATATGGATTTGGAGATTGAGGAAGAAGACGATGGTGTTGTTGGACCTAAAAGTCGGAAAGTGAGTGGGAGCAAGGTGGTGGCGAGGAAGAGGAAAACTGTTGAAGGGGAAAAGTTAACTCCGAGTTCGAGCAAGAAGAGTAAGACTCTTGCAGATAAGAGGAGTGCTAATAGCAAAATGGACTCTGCTGTGATTGGAGTAAATGGAAAAGAGCCTACTGCAACCAATGAGGATG GTGCCAAGGCATCCAACAATGTCAATGTATTGCTGTGTGGTGCAGCAGATAGATTTGGACTACGTGAAACACAGAAATTCCCATTCCTTGGGAA AGATAGAAAGGATGCAAATAGGAGGTCCCCAGACGACGCTGATTATGATCCAAGGACTATTTACCTACctcctaattttttaaaaggtttaaCTGGTGGTCAG AGACAATGGTGGGAGTTCAAGTCGAAGCACATGGATAAAGTTTTGTTTTTTAAG ATGGGAAAATTCTATGAGCTTTATGAGATGGATGCACATATTGGAGCCCAGGAACTTCATCTGCAGTATATGAAG GGAGAGCAACCACATTGTGGATTTCCAGAAAGGAACTTCTCAATGAATGTAGAGAAGTTGGCTCGGAAG GGTTATAGGGTTCTTGTGGTTGAGCAAACAGAAACACCTGAACAGCTTGAGAATCGTCGAAGAGAGATGGGATCTAAAGATAAG GTTGTCAGGCGTGAAATATGTGCAGTAGTCACCAAAGGAACATTAACTGAGGGAGAAATGCTTGCGGCAAACCCTGATGCCTCATATTTGATGGCTGTGACTGAAAACTCTCTAACTGCTGCATTCCGACAAGAGAAGCGCACTTATGGTGTCTGTATGGTTGATATTAGCACAGGCAAGATTCTTATTGGACAG TTTGAGGATGATTCAGATTGTAGTGCCTTGTGTTGTCTACTTTCTGAGTTAAGACCAGTGGAAATAATAAAGCCTGCTAAATTGCTTAGTCATGAAACTGAGAGAGTGCTGATGCGGCACACACGAAATCCGCTAGTGAATGAGTTGGTTCCTCTTTCTGAATTTTGGGATGCTGAGAGAACAATTTGTGAGGTGAAGGGAGTATATAGGAACATGAGCTTGTCACTGCTGTCATCATCTCCAAATGAAATGGGAACACATGAAAGCACTGCCTCTGAGGAAGATGGCGAAAGGAACTTTCTACCAGATGTTTTATGTGAACTTATAAATCTTGGTGGGAACGGGAGTTATGCACTCTCAGCACTTGGAGGAGTGTTATACTACTTGAAGCAAGCTTTTCTGGACGAATCCCTGCTCAAATTTGCGAAATTTGAGCTACTTCCCCTTTCTGGTTTTTGTGATGGTACTCAAAAATGGAATATGGTTCTTGATGCAGCTGCACTGGAGAAtcttgagatatttgaaaacagtCGAAATGGAGATTCTTCAGG GACATTATACGCTCAAATCAACCACTGTATCACAGCATTTGGGAAAAGGATGCTCAGATCATGGCTTGCAAGACCCTTGTATCGTCCAGAATCCATTAGAGAACGTCAGGATGCTGTAGCCGGATTAAAG GGGCCCAATCTACCTTCTGTTCTTGAGTTTAGAAAGGAGTTATCAAGGCTTCCTGATATGGAGCGGTTGCTTGCACGCCTCTTTGGTAGCAG TGAAGCCAATGGAAGAAATGCAAATAAAGTGACTTTATACGAGGATGCAGCAAAGAAACAACTGCAAGAGTTCATATCAGCTTTACGTGGATGTGAATCAATGTTGCATGCATGCTCTTCACTTGGGGTGATCTTGGGAAACACAGACTCAAAGCTACTACATCATCTATTAACACTCG gCAATGGTCTTCCAGATGTAGATTCAGTTCTCAAGCATTTCAAGGATGCTTTTGATTGGGTGGAAGCAAGTAACTCAGGTCGTATTATACCTCATGAAGGGGTTGATGAGGAGTATGATGCTGCATGTAAACAAGTTCAGGAGGTTGAACTTAAATTAGCCAAGCACTTGAAGGAACAGAGGAAACTACTTGGAGACTCATCA ATAGATTACGTGACAATAGGAAAAGATGCATACCTTTTGGAAGTACCAGAAAGTTTGTGCAGGAGCATTCCTAAGGAGTACGAATTACAGTCATCGAAAAAG GGTTATTTCAGGTACTGGAATCCCATCTTAAAGAAATTAATTGGAGAGCTTTCACATGCTGATTCAGAGAAGGAATCTAAGCTAAAAAGCATTTTGCGGAGGCTGATAGGACGGTTTTGTGAACATCATAATAAGTGGAGAGAATTAGTTAGTACTACTGCAG AATTGGATGTTTTAATCAGTTTGTCAATTGCAAGTGATTACTATGAGGGGCCAACATGTCGTCCAAACATCAAGTCAGTGCCAAGTCAAGATGACGTGCCAGTTCTTCTTGCTGAAAATTTAGGACATCCTGTTCTTAGAAGCGATTGTCTAGATAAGGGTACCTTTGTTTCCAACAATATTTCCCTTGGAGGTCCTCCAAATGCCAGCTTTATCCTTCTCACTGGTCCTAACATGGGAGGGAAATCAACTCTTTTGCGCCAAGTCTGCATGGCTGTAATTTTGGCCCAG GTAGGAGCTGATGTACCAGCATCATCGTTTGACATATCACCTGTTGATCGTATATTTGTAAGAATGGGCGCCAAAGATCATATTATGGCAGGCCAGAGTACATTCTTGACAGAACTCTTGGAAACTGCTTCAATGCTG TCTATGGCAAGCCGTAATTCACTTGTCGCGCTTGATGAACTTGGCCGCGGTACATCTACTTCTGATGGACAAGCAATAGC TGAATCAGTGCTTGAACACTTTGTCCACAAGGTGCAATGTCGAGGAATGTTTTCTACCCACTATCATCGGTTATCTATTGACTATCAAAAAGACTCCAGG GTCTCGCTGTGCCATATGGCATGCCAAATTGGAAAAGGTTCCGGAGGTCTTGAGGAAGTTACTTTTCTTTACAGGTTGACACCAGGTGCATGCCCTAAAAGTTATGGTGTCAATGTTGCACGGCTTGCTG GACTTCCTGATGATGTGCTTCACAGAGCTGCCGCAAAATCTGAGGCGCTTGAGATTTATGGTCACAATAAGCAATCTGAAGAAAACCCTTCTGAGAATTTGACAGGAAAGACAGTAACACTgctccaaaatttgataaatttggTCGAACACAATAAATATGACGACAACAACGGTGTGATTGATGAGCTGAGTGGACTGCAGAACAGAGCAAGAATACTCCttgaacaaaattaa
- the LOC107014909 gene encoding uncharacterized protein LOC107014909 produces MGEVIIYVDDYEFFSSSTYLCRICHDEEFESCKKLEAPCACSGTVKFAHRDCIQKWCNEKGNTICEICLQKFEPGYTAPPPKKKAHLVDNNNNNTAAIIRGSVEADIENGTERVESDSESEEREMLVRSTQYYECSQAADRSASCCRTIALIFTILLMMRHLLEVMNGGAKNYPFTLPTLLIIKSTGILLPMYIILMLITRIQIIIRHQYLDSEDRLSNSDQDN; encoded by the exons aTGGGAGAAGTGataatatatgttgatgattatgaatttttttcttcttcaacatattTATGTAGAATTTGCCATGACGAAGAATTCGAAAGTTGTAAAAAATTAGAAGCTCCATGTGCATGTTCTGGAACTGTtaag TTTGCACACAGGGATTGTATTCAAAAATGGTGTAATGAAAAAGGAAACACAATTTGCGAAATTTGTTTACAG AAATTTGAACCAGGATATACGGCTCCACCTCCTAAGAAGAAGGCCCACTTggttgataataataataataatacagcTGCAATTATTAG AGGAAGTGTAGAAGCAGATATAGAAAATGGAACGGAAAGAGTAGAGTCGGATTCAGAATCAGAAGAAAGAGAAATGTTGGTGAGGAGTACTCAGTATTATGAATGCTCACAAGCTGCTGATAGAAGCGCGTCTTGCTGCCGAACTATTGCTCTTATT TTCACAATTCTGCTTATGATGAGACATTTGTTAGAGGTGATGAATGGAGGAGCAAAAAACTATCCCTTTACACTTCCTACA TTGCTAATTATTAAATCAACTGGAATACTCTTGCCCATGTACATTATACTAATGTTAATCACAAGAATACAGATAATCATAAGACATCAATATCTg GATTCAGAAGACAGGCTATCTAATTCTGACCAAGACAACTAA